From Denitrovibrio acetiphilus DSM 12809, the proteins below share one genomic window:
- a CDS encoding protein-glutamate methylesterase/protein-glutamine glutaminase: protein MPKVKLLIVDDSAFMRKAIENMVKKDPEIVIVGTAKNGIEAVEQVKTLRPDVITLDIEMPRMDGLTALQKIMAENPLPVIMVSSLTTEGAEATLKALDLGAVDFIPKDKSFASFGVMKIEDQLIAKVKGFGAKKMFFRRPSLARPSMPSSTITKPTTPPRPAPKITSKKKLVIIGTSTGGPQSLQKVIPLLPGDLGVPILVVQHMPPNFTKSLAQRLNSLSKLTVLEAQGKEKLEPNHVYIAKGGTHMKIKKMGPHFYTEVGTEPSNTLHIPSVDVTAASVAETIGRDALGVIMTGMGSDGMKGLQLLKLKGGSVIAQDEESCIVYGMPRAVVEAGFNDEVVPLTEIYQRIVAYCR from the coding sequence ATGCCCAAAGTTAAGCTGCTGATTGTGGATGACTCCGCATTCATGAGAAAAGCCATAGAAAATATGGTAAAAAAAGACCCCGAAATCGTTATTGTCGGTACAGCAAAAAACGGTATAGAGGCTGTGGAGCAGGTTAAAACACTCAGACCTGACGTTATAACTCTTGATATAGAAATGCCCCGCATGGACGGTCTCACTGCTCTGCAAAAAATCATGGCGGAAAATCCCCTTCCGGTGATTATGGTCAGCTCCCTCACAACAGAAGGTGCAGAAGCAACACTTAAAGCTCTGGATCTAGGAGCTGTGGACTTCATCCCTAAAGATAAGTCATTTGCCAGTTTCGGCGTTATGAAGATAGAGGATCAGCTCATCGCAAAGGTGAAGGGCTTCGGTGCGAAAAAGATGTTTTTCAGAAGACCATCACTCGCAAGACCTTCTATGCCTTCATCAACTATAACCAAACCGACTACACCACCCAGACCTGCACCAAAGATAACTTCCAAAAAGAAGCTGGTTATCATAGGTACATCAACAGGAGGTCCGCAGTCACTTCAGAAAGTAATACCTCTGCTTCCGGGAGACCTCGGTGTCCCGATACTTGTTGTGCAGCATATGCCTCCGAATTTTACAAAATCACTAGCTCAGAGGCTTAATTCCCTCAGCAAGCTCACGGTGCTTGAAGCACAAGGGAAAGAGAAGCTTGAGCCGAACCATGTGTACATAGCAAAAGGCGGAACCCACATGAAGATAAAAAAGATGGGACCGCACTTCTATACAGAAGTCGGAACTGAACCGTCAAATACACTGCACATACCAAGCGTGGATGTAACAGCAGCATCTGTTGCAGAGACAATAGGACGTGACGCACTTGGCGTTATAATGACAGGCATGGGGAGCGACGGCATGAAAGGTCTCCAGCTCCTTAAGCTGAAGGGCGGCAGTGTGATAGCTCAGGATGAAGAATCCTGTATAGTCTACGGTATGCCCAGAGCTGTAGTGGAAGCAGGATTTAATGACGAAGTTGTGCCTCTTACTGAAATTTATCAGCGTATAGTGGCATATTGCAGATAG
- the fliM gene encoding flagellar motor switch protein FliM has protein sequence MADILSQEEIDALLSTVSTDEEIADEKVEQLDFVPKKISVYDFRRPDRVSKEQLRSIRNLHDKFARNFSSTLSNYLRTITDITLTSVDQMTYGEFLMSLPDPTSFNIISMIPMEGNAVLEINPSLVFPIVDKLLGGTGKPLFQTRELTSLEQHIMDGILGLILKDLEEVWRQIIPNIRLKKELSENSPHIIQIVSQNEVVILVVCEVKFGEVLGMMNLCIPAIVLEPVLGKISSSDWLIGAKKGLQGEKEDEIMHMLNDTEVPTSIYLGHNKLTIEDVLGLQNGDLVMFNVKQDRPVEIHFNNKQKFLGEVGTLGVKKAVKITQFITESDDENPAE, from the coding sequence ATGGCAGATATTCTAAGTCAAGAGGAGATTGACGCTCTACTCTCTACAGTTTCCACAGATGAGGAGATCGCAGATGAGAAAGTTGAGCAGTTAGACTTCGTCCCAAAGAAGATATCTGTCTATGACTTCCGGAGACCCGACCGTGTAAGCAAGGAACAGCTCCGCTCAATACGCAACCTGCACGATAAATTTGCACGGAATTTTTCCTCTACACTTTCAAACTACCTGCGTACGATCACCGACATAACACTCACATCCGTAGACCAGATGACATACGGTGAATTCCTCATGTCTCTGCCTGACCCCACAAGTTTTAACATCATCTCTATGATCCCCATGGAAGGGAATGCAGTGCTTGAGATAAATCCTTCGCTCGTTTTCCCGATTGTTGACAAGCTTCTGGGAGGAACTGGCAAGCCGCTTTTCCAGACGAGAGAACTTACAAGTCTGGAACAGCACATAATGGACGGTATATTAGGTCTCATCCTAAAAGATCTCGAAGAGGTCTGGAGGCAGATAATCCCTAACATACGGCTCAAAAAAGAACTGAGTGAAAACAGCCCGCATATCATACAGATTGTTTCTCAGAACGAAGTTGTTATACTTGTAGTTTGTGAAGTCAAGTTCGGCGAGGTTCTCGGTATGATGAACCTCTGCATCCCTGCGATAGTTCTTGAACCGGTTCTGGGTAAAATAAGCTCCAGCGACTGGTTAATAGGTGCTAAGAAAGGACTTCAGGGGGAGAAGGAAGACGAGATTATGCATATGCTTAACGATACTGAGGTTCCGACAAGCATCTATCTCGGTCACAATAAACTTACGATCGAAGATGTTCTGGGGCTTCAGAACGGAGACCTGGTTATGTTTAACGTGAAACAGGACAGACCTGTTGAAATACACTTTAACAACAAACAGAAATTCCTCGGCGAGGTCGGTACTCTCGGGGTTAAAAAAGCAGTTAAGATCACACAATTTATAACGGAGTCAGACGATGAAAACCCCGCTGAGTGA
- the fliN gene encoding flagellar motor switch protein FliN: MKTPLSENRHSTFTDVAKEVFQSTLNSMFDKDIKVSFSEVSSGGPDDLAGGYEGQVLIIVTEEKSGLEAGLMFKTADITFLTNLMMMMDEPGKESLEDDDKDAIKELASQALAAVTVPLEEKTQVKVSFRIDDVMVNDAPALFQSDAYMIIDADLGIGDQNTTFRFYTDINLMNLFGGGDDEEPDFGSAFTFPEDDDEPATGGFGGGYGGGSPSNLDLLLDIDVPVSVKMGSTKMFLKDILTMGSGNIIELDESADEPVELVINNKVIARGEVVIVDGYFGFRIKEIVSRAERIKKLKD, encoded by the coding sequence ATGAAAACCCCGCTGAGTGAAAACAGGCACAGCACATTCACAGATGTGGCTAAGGAAGTGTTCCAGTCCACACTGAACAGTATGTTCGACAAAGATATCAAAGTGTCCTTTTCTGAAGTTTCCAGCGGTGGTCCGGATGATCTCGCAGGCGGCTACGAAGGACAGGTGCTTATTATTGTCACTGAAGAAAAATCAGGACTTGAAGCCGGTCTGATGTTTAAAACAGCAGACATAACATTTCTGACAAATCTAATGATGATGATGGATGAGCCAGGTAAGGAATCTCTAGAAGACGACGACAAAGACGCAATAAAAGAGCTGGCGTCCCAGGCTCTCGCTGCTGTCACTGTGCCTCTTGAGGAAAAAACTCAGGTTAAAGTGTCTTTCAGAATAGACGATGTAATGGTTAATGATGCTCCCGCACTTTTTCAGTCAGATGCTTATATGATAATTGATGCAGACCTCGGGATAGGTGACCAGAATACCACATTCCGTTTCTACACCGACATAAATCTTATGAATCTTTTCGGCGGCGGAGACGATGAGGAACCAGATTTCGGCTCAGCGTTCACGTTCCCAGAAGATGACGATGAACCCGCTACTGGAGGGTTTGGAGGCGGATATGGCGGAGGTTCTCCATCCAATCTGGATCTCCTGCTTGATATCGATGTTCCGGTTAGTGTAAAAATGGGCTCTACAAAAATGTTTTTAAAGGATATACTAACTATGGGATCAGGGAATATCATCGAACTGGACGAGTCCGCTGACGAACCTGTTGAACTTGTTATTAATAATAAAGTCATCGCCAGAGGCGAGGTTGTCATTGTTGATGGTTATTTTGGTTTCCGAATTAAAGAAATTGTCAGTCGTGCAGAAAGAATTAAAAAATTAAAAGATTGA
- a CDS encoding response regulator, giving the protein MAHEHVIITVDDSSTMRRIIKNTLTKLGFTNVLEAANGVEGLDVLAKNDVDMIITDWNMPEMDGLTFVKTIRSKEEYKETPILMVTTEAAKEDILTALRSGVNNYVVKPFTPDTLQEKVNKLLGI; this is encoded by the coding sequence ATGGCTCACGAACACGTTATAATAACAGTGGATGATTCTTCTACCATGAGAAGAATTATAAAAAACACCCTCACGAAGCTTGGATTCACCAATGTTCTTGAAGCTGCTAATGGTGTTGAAGGTCTTGATGTGCTTGCGAAAAACGACGTTGATATGATAATCACAGACTGGAATATGCCCGAAATGGACGGACTCACCTTTGTAAAGACTATCCGTTCAAAAGAGGAATATAAAGAAACTCCTATTCTGATGGTTACAACGGAAGCCGCAAAAGAAGACATCCTGACAGCACTCAGAAGCGGTGTGAACAACTATGTTGTTAAACCTTTCACACCGGACACTCTTCAGGAAAAGGTGAATAAGCTCCTCGGTATTTGA
- a CDS encoding protein phosphatase CheZ, which translates to MMSAYKDINELLDIARSINEGNYDVASVDVNAENELFHIAQYFSESIEKLQTVYDTVEDSYEDLPGFEDTLKAIISDAKTASENVLSCVDKITFVGDDIRDNLKTLKTQVEAKKFAQTSGIIDRLRDKALSGQDSSFDIIASLEFQDITKQKIDKLVKIIYDLQERLSHLVIMYGVKEDKIDIEALDKIKSKKDLLEDQNLVDELMKEFGQ; encoded by the coding sequence ATGATGTCTGCATACAAAGACATTAATGAGCTTCTGGATATTGCCAGAAGTATAAATGAAGGAAATTATGACGTTGCCAGTGTTGATGTTAACGCTGAAAACGAATTATTTCATATCGCCCAGTATTTCAGCGAATCTATAGAAAAACTCCAGACAGTTTATGACACCGTTGAGGACAGCTATGAAGACCTGCCCGGCTTCGAAGACACGCTAAAAGCTATAATCAGCGATGCAAAAACCGCCTCAGAGAATGTTCTGAGCTGTGTGGACAAAATCACTTTTGTCGGTGATGATATACGTGACAACCTTAAAACCCTTAAGACCCAGGTAGAGGCAAAAAAGTTCGCCCAGACAAGCGGGATAATTGACAGACTGAGAGATAAAGCCCTCTCAGGTCAGGATTCATCGTTTGATATTATTGCTTCACTTGAATTTCAGGACATTACCAAGCAAAAAATCGATAAGCTTGTTAAAATAATATACGACCTTCAGGAAAGACTTTCTCACCTGGTAATAATGTACGGCGTTAAAGAAGATAAGATAGACATTGAGGCGCTGGACAAGATCAAATCGAAGAAAGACCTTTTGGAGGATCAGAACCTTGTTGATGAACTTATGAAAGAGTTCGGTCAGTAA
- a CDS encoding hybrid sensor histidine kinase/response regulator, whose amino-acid sequence MNNNDMQDLVQDFILETEEIIEALDHDLVELETRKNDLDLLNKIFRGAHTMKGASSFLGFDKMSGVTHHAEEILNKLRKNEISVTPGIMDILLEFVDITKTIIVDIKNGTDVADVTDLINRLKLANEGKLPGASDATRSGAPEAPQKNVEQVKKAAMSIEQTIRVDVSRLDSLMNLVGELVLSRNRIGQISGDLEKKFEGEFLIEQLMETTSQIGLITTELQLAVMKTRMVPIGKVFNKFPRMVRDLCRDMGKDVDLVISGEETELDKSVVEEIGDPLIHMIRNSVDHGVEVPEIRRKRGKPDKGIVNLSAYHEGNHIVVEIKDDGAGMDAEVLKAKAVEKGVITIDEAKNLDNESAYGLVFKPGFSTAAQITDVSGRGVGMDVVKTNIEKLNGIINIESELGHGTRFRLKLPLTLAIIQALLVDVSGEIFAIPLVSVIETVRIKETEIHSFEGREVLKLRDSVLSLIRLDEIYELQESLNDDIYVVVVGLAEKRLGFVVNKLVGQEEIVIKSLGDYLSGNEGIAGATIMGDGRVRLIIDVAGVMEIATKMPRRFRKKKTESTTTKRNDKITALIVDDSATDRKIINRLLTSTGWIESKEVTSGKDLIKVFEKVDPDIIITDIMMPEMDGYEVAKALREKGFEKPIIAISGRSEISERKKISAAGIDAFLLKPVNLQSMLDKIDELMANSRNK is encoded by the coding sequence ATGAACAACAACGATATGCAGGATCTTGTACAGGATTTTATTCTGGAAACTGAAGAAATCATAGAAGCTCTTGATCACGACCTTGTTGAACTTGAAACACGTAAAAACGATCTTGATCTGCTTAATAAAATATTCAGAGGCGCACATACCATGAAAGGTGCGTCGTCATTTCTGGGTTTCGACAAAATGAGCGGGGTCACCCACCACGCAGAAGAAATCCTTAACAAACTTAGAAAAAATGAAATTTCCGTCACACCAGGCATTATGGATATTCTGCTTGAGTTCGTAGACATAACAAAAACCATAATCGTTGACATCAAAAACGGTACAGACGTTGCAGATGTTACTGACCTTATCAACAGGCTCAAACTTGCAAATGAAGGAAAGCTCCCCGGAGCGTCAGATGCAACAAGATCCGGAGCTCCCGAGGCACCGCAGAAAAATGTTGAGCAGGTGAAAAAAGCAGCGATGTCCATTGAACAGACTATCCGTGTGGATGTTTCCAGACTGGACTCTCTGATGAACCTTGTTGGTGAACTCGTTCTCTCCCGTAACCGTATCGGGCAGATCTCCGGAGATCTCGAAAAGAAATTCGAAGGGGAATTCCTCATTGAGCAACTCATGGAAACCACATCGCAAATAGGACTCATCACGACTGAACTACAGCTTGCTGTAATGAAAACAAGAATGGTTCCTATCGGCAAAGTCTTCAATAAGTTCCCAAGAATGGTTCGTGACCTCTGCCGTGATATGGGCAAAGATGTTGATCTTGTCATATCAGGGGAAGAGACAGAACTTGATAAATCTGTTGTCGAAGAGATAGGGGATCCGCTTATCCACATGATCAGAAACTCTGTGGATCACGGTGTTGAAGTACCTGAAATCAGACGTAAAAGAGGCAAACCTGACAAGGGGATTGTTAACCTCTCCGCATATCACGAAGGGAACCACATTGTCGTTGAGATCAAAGATGACGGTGCAGGGATGGATGCAGAGGTTCTCAAAGCGAAGGCCGTTGAAAAGGGCGTCATCACTATTGATGAGGCTAAGAACCTTGACAATGAATCAGCTTACGGTCTCGTTTTTAAACCCGGTTTCTCCACCGCAGCCCAGATCACAGACGTTTCCGGACGTGGCGTGGGCATGGATGTGGTTAAAACTAACATAGAAAAACTTAACGGTATCATCAACATTGAGTCAGAGTTAGGACACGGGACACGTTTCCGTCTGAAACTTCCTCTCACACTCGCAATTATACAAGCGCTGCTTGTTGATGTCTCCGGAGAAATATTTGCTATCCCTCTTGTTTCAGTTATCGAAACAGTACGCATTAAAGAGACTGAAATTCACAGCTTTGAAGGGCGCGAGGTTCTTAAACTAAGAGACTCCGTTCTCTCGCTTATCAGACTTGACGAAATATACGAACTTCAGGAATCACTCAATGATGACATATACGTTGTTGTTGTGGGGCTTGCTGAAAAGAGACTTGGATTTGTTGTTAATAAACTTGTAGGACAAGAAGAAATTGTCATCAAATCCCTAGGCGACTACCTCAGCGGCAATGAAGGCATCGCAGGCGCAACCATTATGGGTGACGGACGCGTTAGACTTATCATAGACGTTGCCGGCGTTATGGAGATAGCTACTAAAATGCCGCGCAGGTTCAGGAAGAAAAAAACTGAATCAACAACAACCAAAAGAAACGATAAAATAACAGCTCTTATAGTGGACGACTCTGCCACTGACAGAAAAATAATAAACAGGCTTCTGACATCCACCGGATGGATAGAAAGCAAAGAGGTAACCAGCGGTAAAGACCTTATCAAAGTTTTTGAAAAGGTTGATCCGGATATAATTATCACAGACATAATGATGCCTGAAATGGATGGGTATGAAGTAGCCAAAGCCCTAAGAGAAAAGGGTTTTGAAAAACCTATCATAGCTATCTCCGGTCGGTCTGAAATATCCGAGAGGAAAAAAATCTCTGCTGCAGGGATCGACGCCTTTCTGCTGAAACCTGTCAACCTGCAGTCTATGCTGGATAAAATTGATGAGCTTATGGCGAATTCTCGTAATAAGTAG